A region from the Malus domestica chromosome 07, GDT2T_hap1 genome encodes:
- the LOC103432874 gene encoding probable leucine-rich repeat receptor-like protein kinase IMK3 has product MDSKGQNFPAFFDYPSQNWSRISHKKKEKWKFLLLQPKCAHFLLFLHLLLSFFHPARPEIWDGVIVTAADYQSLQSIKHELDDPKGFLRSWNDSGYGACSGGWAGIKCAQGQVIVLQLPWRGLGGRISEKIGQLQGLRKLSLHDNQIEGPIPQSLGYLPSLRGVQLFNNKLSGSIPISLGFSPLLQTLDLSNNLLIGKIPGSVFNSTKLYRLNLSFNSLSGSIPDSISHSHYLTFLAFHHNNLSGSIPSSLGQLNELQELQLGNNQFNGAIPNEIGRLSRVRMLDFPNNAINGSLPSSFSNLSSLIQLNLEGNNIEGEIPESLGSLKNLSVLNLRKNKLQGPIPEALGNISTLTRLDLSLNNVGGEIPASLAGLSHLVFLNVSYNNLSGAVPAPLSQKFNSSSFVGNVQLCGYSASTPCPSKAPSQNVPAPGPETAKRRRRLGTKDKILIAAGVLLLVLFVLCCILLCCLIRKRAASKGKAGAGAARAGAARTEKGVPAIGGEAESGGDAGGKLVHFDGPMVFTADDLLCATAEIMGKSTFGTVYKATLEDGSEVAVKRLREKITKSQREFETEVNVLGKIRHPNLLALRAYYLGPKGEKLLVFDYMPRGSLAAFLHARGPDTSIDWPTRMGIARGMARGLSYLHANENIIHGNLTSSNILLDEHTNAKISDYGLPRLMTAAANSNVIATAGALGYRAPELSKLKKANTKTDVYSLGVIILELLTGKSPGEPTNGLDLPQWVASIVKEEWTNEVFDLELMRDASIIGDELLNTLKLALHCVDPSPSARPEVQQVLQQLEDIRPETAASSGDDGAEAPSASDE; this is encoded by the exons ATGGACAGCAAAGGTCAGAACTTTCCCGCATTTTTCGACTACCCATCTCAAAATTGGAGCCGGATTTCCcacaagaagaaggaaaaatggaagtttcttcttctccaacccAAGTGCGCCCacttcctcctctttctccacctcctcctctcctTCTTCCACCCGGCCCGGCCCGAAATCTGGGACGGCGTCATTGTCACGGCGGCGGACTACCAATCCCTCCAATCAATCAAGCACGAGCTCGACGACCCAAAGGGGTTCTTAAGGAGCTGGAACGACAGCGGATACGGAGCCTGCTCCGGCGGATGGGCCGGAATCAAGTGCGCTCAGGGGCAGGTGATTGTGCTCCAGCTTCCCTGGAGGGGGTTAGGTGGCAGAATCTCGGAGAAAATCGGACAGCTCCAGGGGCTGAGGAAGCTGAGCCTCCATGACAACCAGATTGAAGGGCCAATCCCTCAATctttagggtaccttccaagcCTCAGAGGAGTTCAATTATTTAACAATAAGCTTTCGGGTTCAATCCcaatttctttagggtttagtCCTCTGCTCCAAACCCTTGATCTTAGCAACAATTTGCTCATTGGTAAAATCCCAGGCAGCGTTTTTAACTCCACCAAACTTTATAGGCTCAATCTGAGCTTCAATTCGCTTTCGGGTTCTATCCCGGATAGTATCTCCCACTCACATTACCTCACATTCCTTGCTTTCCACCACAACAATTTATCCGGCTCGATCCCGAGCTCTTTAGGCCAGTTGAATGAGCTTCAAGAGCTTCAACTTGGAAATAACCAGTTCAATGGAGCTATACCGAATGAAATAGGGCGGCTTTCGAGAGTTAGaatgttagattttcctaaCAATGCCATCAATGGAAGCTTGCCTTCTagcttctccaatctctcctcgCTAATCCAGCTGAATCTAGAAGGAAACAATATCGAAGGCGAAATCCCGGAAAGTCTTGGAAGTTTGAAAAATCTTTCTGTTCTTAACTTGAGGAAGAACAAATTGCAGGGTCCAATTCCTGAAGCTCTTGGCAACATTTCGACGCTTACCCGCCTCGATTTGTCGCTGAATAATGTCGGTGGTGAAATTCCAGCTTCTCTTGCTGGTTTATCACATCTTGTTTTCCTCAATGTTTCTTACAACAACCTCTCTGGTGCTGTCCCCGCTCCTCTCTCCCAGAAGTTCAATTCGAGCTCCTTCGTCGGGAATGTTCAGCTGTGCGGGTACAGTGCTTCTACTCCATGCCCTTCCAAGGCACCGTCTCAGAATGTCCCGGCTCCAGGCCCGGAGACTGCGAAGCGCCGCCGCAGACTTGGTACCAAAGACAAAATTCTTATAGCAGCAGGAGTTcttttgttagtgttgtttgtACTCTGTTGCATTCTGCTCTGCTGTTTGATAAGAAAAAGAGCTGCATCGAAAGGCAAGGCTGGCGCAGGCGCAGCGAGGGCTGGAGCTGCGAGGACCGAAAAGGGTGTTCCGGCCATTGGAGGAGAAGCTGAATCCGGAGGAGATGCTGGAGGAAAACTGGTACATTTTGACGGGCCAATGGTTTTCACAGCGGATGATCTTTTGTGCGCAACGGCAGAGATAATGGGGAAAAGCACTTTTGGGACTGTGTACAAGGCGACATTGGAGGATGGGAGTGAAGTTGCAGTGAAGAGATTGAGAGAAAAGATTACGAAAAGCCAGAGGGAATTCGAGACGGAAGTGAATGTGCTTGGGAAAATCAGGCACCCGAATCTTCTGGCTCTGAGGGCTTATTACTTGGGACCTAAGGGAGAAAAGCTTCTGGTTTTCGATTACATGCCGAGAGGGAGTCTTGCAGCATTTCTCCATG CTCGAGGACCGGATACGTCGATTGATTGGCCAACAAGAATGGGAATAGCAAGGGGCATGGCAAGAGGTCTCTCCTACCTCCACGCCAATGAGAACATTATCCATGGCAACCTCACATCCAGCAACATCCTACTTGATGAGCACACGAATGCCAAGATCTCAGATTACGGCCTTCCCCGCCTCATGACGGCCGCTGCCAATTCCAATGTGATTGCAACCGCAGGAGCACTAGGGTACCGAGCCCCGGAGCTCTCAAAGCTCAAGAAGGCCAACACGAAAACTGATGTTTACAGCCTTGGGGTCATCATATTGGAACTCCTAACAGGGAAGTCTCCTGGAGAGCCGACCAACGGTTTGGATTTGCCTCAGTGGGTTGCTTCCATTGTGAAGGAGGAGTGGACTAACGAAGTTTTCGACTTGGAACTGATGAGGGACGCCTCTATCATCGGTGACGAGCTGCTAAACACGTTGAAACTAGCTCTGCATTGTGTTGATCCTTCGCCATCGGCAAGGCCGGAAGTTCAACAGGTCCTGCAGCAGCTAGAAGATATCAGACCCGAAACAGCCGCCAGTTCCGGCGACGACGGAGCTGAAGCCCCTTCAGCAAGTGATGAGTGA
- the LOC103427498 gene encoding laccase-12-like, which produces MDALNATFGNKICFSLCLFGLCLLVASSTTSLAEPKTHKHEFVIQATPVKRLCKSRNSITVNGQFPGPTLEVNNGDTLVVKVTNRAQYNVTIHWHGIRQMRTGWADGPEFVTQCPIRSGGSYTYRFTIQGQEGTLWWHAHSSWLRATVYGALIIHPKQGDSYPFTKPKRETTLLLGEWWNANPINVLRQSTRTGGAPNVSDAYTINGQPGDLYNCSSKDTVIVPIDSSETNLLRVINAALNQPLFFSVANHKLTVVSADASYTKPFTTTVLMLGPGQTTDVLITGDQPPARYYLAARAYFSAHNAAFDNTTTTAILEYKSAPCSPNCKKGPTAKPIMPQLPAFNDTNTASAFTKSFRSPRKVEVPTEIDENLFFTIGLGLNNCPKNFGSQRCQGPNGTRFTASMNNVSFVLPNNISILQAYQQNIPGVFTTDFPANPPRKFDYTGNVSRSLWQPMPGTRGYKLKYGSRVQVVLQDTSIVTPENHPIHLHGYDFYILAEGFGNFNAKTDTKKFNLVDPPMRNTVAVPANGWAVIRFVADNPGAWIMHCHLDVHINWGLAMVFLVDNGVGALQSIKPPPADLPLC; this is translated from the exons ATGGATGCACTCAACGCTACTTTCGGCAACAAAATTTGCTTCTCGTTATGCCTGTTCGGCCTTTGCCTTCTCGTGGCTTCGTCAACAACGTCCTTGGCAGAACCCAAAACTCATAAGCATGAGTTTGTT ATTCAAGCAACACCAGTGAAGAGGCTGTGCAAATCCCGAAACTCCATCACAGTGAATGGACAGTTCCCTGGACCAACCTTAGAAGTAAATAATGGCGATACTCTTGTCGTCAAAGTCACCAACAGAGCTCAATACAACGTCACCATCCACTG GCATGGGATTAGGCAGATGAGAACTGGATGGGCAGATGGTCCAGAATTTGTGACTCAGTGCCCAATTAGGTCAGGAGGGAGCTACACTTACCGGTTTACAATTCAAGGGCAAGAAGGTACTCTGTGGTGGCATGCTCACAGCTCATGGCTTAGAGCCACCGTTTACGGAGCACTCATCATTCATCCTAAACAAGGAGACTCCTACCCGTTCACTAAACCGAAACGCGAAACAACCCTTCTTCTCGGTGAATGGTGGAATGCTAACCCTATCAATGTCTTGAGGCAGTCGACTAGGACAGGAGGAGCTCCAAATGTTTCTGATGCATACACCATCAATGGTCAACCTGGTGATCTTTACAATTGCTCAAGCAAAG ACACTGTTATAGTTCCTATAGACTCCAGCGAGACCAACCTTCTTAGAGTCATCAATGCTGCCCTCAACCAACCTCTTTTCTTCTCCGTGGCCAACCACAAACTCACCGTTGTTAGTGCTGATGCCTCCTACACCAAACCTTTCACTACCACGGTGCTCATGCTAGGCCCTGGGCAGACCACCGATGTTTTAATCACCGGTGACCAGCCACCAGCCAGGTACTACTTGGCGGCGCGTGCTTATTTCAGCGCTCACAATGCAGCATTCGACAACACCACTACCACAGCCATTCTTGAATACAAATCTGCCCCTTGCAGCCCCAATTGCAAAAAGGGTCCCACAGCCAAACCAATTATGCCACAACTCCCTGCTTTCAATGACACAAACACTGCTTCTGCTTTCACCAAGAGCTTCAGAAGTCCAAGAAAAGTTGAAGTCCCAACTGAAATCGACGAAAACCTCTTCTTCACAATCGGTCTTGGGCTCAACAACTGCCCGAAAAACTTTGGATCCCAAAGGTGCCAAGGCCCGAACGGGACACGTTTCACAGCCAGCATGAACAATGTATCATTTGTGCTTCCAAACAACATCTCAATCCTTCAGGCTTACCAACAGAACATCCCTGGAGTTTTTACTACTGATTTTCCAGCAAACCCTCCGCGGAAATTCGACTACACAGGTAACGTGAGTCGCTCTCTCTGGCAGCCTATGCCGGGCACTAGAGGATACAAGTTGAAGTATGGATCAAGGGTGCAGGTTGTGCTGCAGGACACAAGCATAGTCACACCCGAAAACCATCCTATCCATCTTCACGGATACGATTTTTACATCCTCGCCGAAGGTTTTGGAAATTTCAATGCCAAAACTGATACCAAAAAATTCAACCTTGTTGATCCACCTATGAGGAACACAGTGGCAGTGCCTGCCAATGGATGGGCAGTCATCCGATTTGTTGCTGACAATCCAG GTGCATGGATAATGCATTGTCACTTGGATGTTCACATCAACTGGGGTTTGGCCATGGTGTTCTTGGTGGACAATGGAGTTGGAGCATTGCAGTCAATCAAGCCACCACCGGCGGATCTGCCTCTTTGTTAA
- the LOC103432873 gene encoding sorting nexin 2A-like: MMRQENDGDQEADLHASQDDMESLVLDEPPSSNGQSSPSASTSVDRHSATATTATSSQGFNSILEPPSYADAIFTSFDSSSSNGHDCPKPSSYQSEPPTRSEFLKIWVTDPQKELELSNSLVPGGTSYHTYLITTRTNMPEYGGPGSEFTVRRRFKDVVTLADRLSESFRGFFIPIRPDKSVVDSQVMQIEQFVELRRAALAKYLNKLAVHPTIKKSEELRLFLVMKGKLPLTRSVDMASRMLDGAVRLPRQLTGEVTAVTDVNEAAQPAKGGRDLLRIFRELKQSVVNDWGGVKPMAVEDDKEFLARKEKVAEFEQQLSNLSQQAESLVKAQQDMGETMGELGLAFVKLTKLETEGAMFESQTLRANDMKNVATASVKASRLYRELNSQTVKHLDKLHEYLGVVLAVNSAFSDRSSALLTVQTLSSELVSLQSRIEKLEAAASKIFGGDRSRMRKIEELKETLKISEDAKSCAVREYERIKENNRSELERLDRERHEDFMGMLRGFVLNQAGYAEKMANAWEKLAEETSGYAKDGS, translated from the exons ATGATGAGGCAGGAAAACGACGGCGACCAGGAGGCCGACCTACACGCATCCCAAGACGACATGGAATCTCTCGTCCTCGACGAGCCACCCTCATCCAACGGCCAATCCTCTCCCTCCGCGTCCACCTCCGTAGACCGCCACTCCGCCACCGCGACAACGGCCACCTCCTCGCAAGGCTTCAATTCCATCCTTGAACCCCCGTCTTACGCTGACGCCATCTTCACCTCGTTCGATTCCTCCTCATCCAACGGCCACGACTGCCCTAAGCCCTCCTCTTATCAATCGGAGCCTCCGACAAGATCCGAATTTCTCAAGATATGGGTCACGGACCCTCAGAAAGAGCTCGAGCTCTCCAATTCGCTTGTTCCCGGCGGGACCTCGTACCACACGTACCTGATCACCACCCGGACCAACATGCCCGAGTACGGCGGGCCCGGATCCGAGTTCACCGTCCGGAGGCGGTTCAAGGACGTGGTGACGCTGGCGGACCGGCTATCCGAATCGTTTCGCGGGTTCTTCATCCCGATCCGACCCGATAAGAGCGTGGTGGATAGTCAGGTGATGCAAATCGAGCAATTCGTGGAGCTGCGGAGGGCGGCATTGGCGAAGTACCTGAACAAGCTCGCGGTGCATCCGACGATCAAGAAGAGCGAGGAGCTGAGGCTGTTTTTGGTCATGAAGGGGAAGCTGCCGCTGACGAGGAGCGTGGACATGGCTTCGCGCATGCTCGACGGAGCAGTGAGGCTGCCGAGGCAGTTAACGGGCGAGGTGACGGCTGTGACGGATGTGAATGAGGCTGCGCAGCCGGCCAAGGGCGGCAGGGACTTGCTGAGGATCTTCAGGGAGCTGAAGCAGTCGGTGGTGAACGATTGGGGAGGCGTGAAGCCGATGGCGGTTGAGGATGATAAGGAGTTTTTGGCGAGGAAGGAGAAGGTGGCGGAATTTGAGCAGCAGCTTAGCAATTTGTCTCAGCAG GCTGAATCACTAGTAAAAGCTCAGCAGGACATGGGAGAGACTATGGGAGAATTGGGGTTGGCGTTTGTGAAGCTGACCAAGCTTGAGACGGAGGGAGCCATGTTTGAGTCTCAAACATTACGAGCGAATGACATGAAAAATGTGGCTACTGCTTCTGTTAAAGCTAGTCGATTGTACCGGGAGTTAAATTCGCAAACGGTCAAACATTTG GACAAACTTCATGAATATCTTGGAGTAGTGCTAGCAGTCAATAGTGCATTTTCAGACAGATCAAGTGCTTTACTGACAGTTCAGACTCTTTCATCAGAATTAGTTTCGTTGCAGTCCAGGATTGAGAAGCTTGAAGCTGCAGCATCCAAAATATTTGGTGGAGACAGGTCCAGGATGCGGAAAATAGAGGAGCTTAAAGAAACTTTAAAAATTAGCGAGGATGCTAAATCTTGTGCAGTCAGAGAGTATGAACGAATCAAG GAAAATAACAGGAGTGAGCTCGAAAGGCTCGACAGAGAGAGGCACGAGGACTTCATGGGCATGCTACGAGGGTTTGTTCTTAACCAG GCAGGATATGCGGAAAAGATGGCGAATGCTTGGGAGAAGCTTGCGGAGGAAACAAGCGGgtatgctaaagatggcagctGA
- the LOC103432876 gene encoding PRA1 family protein B1-like: MASPATLPISNAQTTVGAQSQPPIATPAFRVFISRLSSSVRNGFSQRRPWYELVDRSALARPDSLTDAYSRIRKNFTYFRVNYVSLLTLVLALSLLTHPFSLIVLLSLLGAWAFLYLFRASDQPLVILGRTFSDAETLIGLVVLTVVVIFMSSVGSLLISGLLIGFAIVCAHGAFRVPDDLFLDDQEPANAGFLSFLGGATSSAAAVPGRV, from the coding sequence ATGGCCTCCCCAGCGACGCTTCCGATCTCCAACGCCCAAACGACCGTCGGTGCCCAGTCACAGCCTCCGATCGCCACCCCCGCCTTCCGCGTGTTCATCTCACGCCTATCCTCCTCCGTCCGCAACGGCTTCTCGCAGCGCCGCCCCTGGTACGAGCTCGTGGACAGGAGCGCCTTGGCCCGACCCGACTCCCTCACCGATGCCTACTCCCGGATCCGCAAGAATTTCACCTACTTCCGCGTCAATTACGTGTCCCTACTCACCCTCGTACTCgccctctctctcctcacccATCCCTTCTCCCTCATCGTCCTACTCTCGCTCCTCGGCGCGTGGGCTTTCCTCTACCTGTTTCGAGCGTCCGATCAGCCGCTCGTCATCCTCGGCCGCACTTTCTCCGACGCCGAAACCCTCATCGGGCTCGTCGTGTTGACCGTGGTCGTCATCTTCATGTCCAGCGTCGGCTCGCTCCTGATCTCGGGTTTGTTGATCGGATTCGCCATTGTTTGCGCGCACGGTGCGTTTAGGGTTCCGGATGACCTCTTTCTCGACGATCAAGAGCCCGCCAACGCCGGATTTCTCTCGTTCCTTGGTGGCGCTACCTCCTCCGCCGCTGCCGTCCCTGGACGTGTCTAA